A stretch of the Planctomicrobium piriforme genome encodes the following:
- a CDS encoding SelL-related redox protein, which translates to MNDPASHAPRWMSTVLRAAGIYNLVWGAWVVLWPEWSLRVCGYPEPLNYPQFWQCIGMIVGVYGIGYWIAASDPVRHWPIVFVGFLGKVLGPIGFLWGYSQGTLPLSAGRINITNDVIWWAPFAAILWHALRTSADRPARDPAPLDLSSAIGTVRSQSGETLSELSAAKPLLLVFLRHVGCTFCLEALSDLAKQRPEIEARGTRIALVHLSDEGVAGELFRQYGLDDLPRFSDPDQRLYQAFGLKQGRFLQLFGWKVLSRGTQAAIFEGHGFGGLQGNGLRMPGVFLLRDGTVVASYRHQTTADRPDYCELASGGRQSTDVRHNGSGL; encoded by the coding sequence ATGAATGACCCCGCCAGTCACGCTCCCCGCTGGATGTCGACCGTACTCCGCGCGGCAGGCATTTATAACCTGGTCTGGGGCGCCTGGGTGGTCCTCTGGCCCGAGTGGTCGTTGCGGGTCTGCGGGTATCCGGAACCGCTCAATTATCCGCAATTCTGGCAGTGCATCGGGATGATCGTCGGCGTGTACGGGATCGGCTACTGGATCGCGGCTTCCGATCCAGTCCGGCACTGGCCGATTGTGTTTGTCGGGTTCCTCGGAAAAGTTCTCGGGCCGATCGGATTTCTCTGGGGCTATTCGCAGGGAACTCTCCCCCTCTCCGCCGGTCGCATCAACATCACGAACGACGTGATCTGGTGGGCGCCGTTCGCGGCGATCTTGTGGCATGCCTTGCGGACCTCGGCCGACCGCCCTGCCCGAGATCCCGCACCGCTCGATCTCTCATCGGCGATTGGCACTGTGCGAAGTCAGTCAGGCGAAACCCTGTCGGAATTGTCGGCGGCAAAACCGCTGCTGCTGGTCTTTCTGCGGCATGTCGGCTGCACTTTCTGCCTTGAGGCGCTGAGCGATTTGGCAAAACAGCGACCGGAGATCGAAGCCCGCGGCACCCGCATCGCCCTCGTCCACCTCAGCGATGAAGGGGTCGCCGGGGAACTTTTCCGGCAGTATGGATTAGACGACCTCCCCCGTTTCAGCGACCCCGATCAACGGCTCTATCAGGCATTCGGACTCAAGCAGGGCCGGTTCCTGCAGCTCTTCGGCTGGAAGGTGCTCTCGCGCGGAACTCAGGCAGCAATTTTCGAAGGCCACGGCTTCGGCGGCCTGCAAGGCAACGGCCTGCGCATGCCAGGCGTGTTCCTCCTCCGCGACGGCACCGTCGTCGCCAGCTACCGCCACCAAACAACCGCCGACCGGCCAGATTATTGTGAACTGGCGAGCGGGGGACGTCAGTCCACAGACGTTCGGCACAATGGTAGCGGTCTGTGA